In Phyllopteryx taeniolatus isolate TA_2022b chromosome 13, UOR_Ptae_1.2, whole genome shotgun sequence, the following are encoded in one genomic region:
- the gjb3 gene encoding gap junction protein beta 3, with amino-acid sequence MDWKTFQALLSGVNKYSTAFGRIWLSVVFVFRVMVYVVAAERVWGDEQKDFDCNTKQPGCSNVCYDHYFPISHIRLWALQLIFITCPSFMVVMHVAYRDDRERKHSAKHGKSTKLYNNTGKKHGGLWWTYLVSLFVKTGIEVAFLYILHHVYDSFYLPRLVKCEVSPCPNIVDCYIGHPTEKKVFTYFMVGASALCIVLNICEIIYLISKRIVRIANKAQRRKLNLPVVQDDYMDNLFNNCVQPPSKVDLKDKPPSFNSANKPAYRFSTLMIEDKIRASAPNLSTPC; translated from the coding sequence ATGGACTGGAAGACATTCCAAGCCCTCCTGAGCGGGGTGAACAAATATTCCACAGCCTTTGGGCGCATATGGCTCTCTGTGGTGTTtgtgttcagagtgatggtgtACGTGGTGGCGGCCGAGCGGGTTTGGGGCGATGAGCAGAAGGACTTCGACTGCAACACCAAGCAGCCGGGATGCTCCAACGTCTGCTACGACCACTACTTCCCCATCTCCCACATCCGCCTGTGGGCGCTGCAGCTGATCTTCATCACCTGCCCGTCTTTCATGGTGGTCATGCACGTGGCCTACCGGGATGACCGCGAGCGCAAGCACAGCGCCAAGCACGGCAAGAGCACCAAGCTGTACAACAACACAGGCAAGAAGCACGGGGGCCTGTGGTGGACCTACCTGGTCAGCCTCTTTGTCAAGACGGGCATCGAGGTCGCCTTCCTCTACATCCTCCACCACGTCTATGACAGCTTCTACCTGCCCAGGCTGGTCAAGTGTGAGGTGTCGCCGTGCCCCAACATAGTGGACTGCTACATCGGCCATCCCACCGAGAAGAAAGTGTTCACCTACTTCATGGTGGGCGCTTCTGCGCTCTGCATCGTCCTCAACATCTGCGAGATTATTTACCTCATCTCCAAGCGAATCGTGAGAATTGCCAACAAGGCGCAGAGACGCAAACTTAACCTGCCCGTGGTCCAGGACGACTACATGGACAACCTCTTTAACAACTGCGTCCAGCCTCCGTCCAAAGTGGACTTGAAGGATAAGCCTCCATCCTTCAATTCTGCAAATAAACCAGCGTACAGATTTTCCACGCTGATGATTGAAGACAAGATTCGGGCCTCTGCTCCAAATCTGTCTACTCCTTGCTGA